The Psychrobacillus sp. FSL K6-4046 DNA window GGCTCAAGTAATTCCCGGAGCAGGTGGAATGCCATTAGGATCTAATGGTCGTTCCTTACTGATGCTTTCAGGTGGAATTGATAGTCCTGTGGCTGGTTATATGCTAATGAAGCGTGGCGTAAGATTAGATGCGATTCATTTTCATAGTCCGCCATTTACAAGCGAACGATCAAAAGAAAAGGTAATGGATCTTGCCAATCAGTTAAGCCATTTTGGAGCAACTGTGCGTCTTCATGTCATACCTTTCACTGATATACAACAAAGTATTCAGGCTCAAATTCCCGAAAATGTTTCCATGACTACGACTAGAAGAATTATGATGAAAATTGCAGATCTAGTTCGCGAAGAAATTGGAGCACTAGGAATTGTGACTGGTGAAAGCTTAGGCCAAGTAGCTAGCCAAACGCTTGAAAGCCTAACAGCTATAAATGCAGTGACATCTACACCTATTTTTAGACCATTAATATCAATGGATAAACTAGATATTATAGATATTGCCCGGGAAATCGGGACTTATGACACATCAATTCTTCCATATGAGGATTGCTGTACTATTTTCACTCCTTCTTGTCCAAAGACTAAACCGAAGCTAGAGAAAGTGGAATACTATGAAAGCTTCAAGGATTTTGATGAATTGATAAAAGAAGCAGTTGAAAATAGAGAGACGATTTCATTCCCAAAGAAAAAAGAAAATGTCTTTGAAGATCTATTGTAAAAAATAACAAAATATACCTCATATCTTGTGTACATAAAAAGAATGAAATCGACCATTCTAATTTCACAAGGAGGTGATTACAATGTCTTCAAACAACAACAGCAACCAACTTTTAGTTCCTGGTGTAAAGCAAGCTCTTGATCAAATGAAATATGAAATCGCTCAAGAATTTGGTGTGAATTTAGGAGCAGACGCATCAGCGCGTGCCAACGGATCCGTAGGCGGAGAAATTACTAAGCGTTTAGTGCAAAGAGCTCAACAACAAATGAACGGTTCAAACAGCTAATCATATAAAAAAGAAGTCGGCAGGAAACTGCCGGCTTTTTCCTATTTTATGCATCATTTTTCGTGGTACATATATTACAAAATTTCTAAAAATTAAATTTATTATATAAAAAAGTAAAAAAATCCCCTATACTTTAAATTAGAACAAGAAGGGGGAAATGATTCATGAACAAAATGGATTTAATCGCACCATCACACTATAACCTAGTAAGCGAGTTCGAAAAGTATAGTACCGATGAAAGTAGGTTAGCTCTTATTTGGGAATCTGATAAAGGGGAAAAGAAACAAATCACCTATAAAAATTTACTCCTCCGAGCAAATAAAATTGCCAATTTATTTACAAGCAAAGGTCTTAAAAAAGGCGATGTCGTTCTTATTATGGTTCCTAGACTGATCGAAGCATATGAAGTATATATTGCAGCGCTAAAAGCAGGATTAGTTGTAATCCCAAGCTCCGAGATGCTTAGAGCTAAGGATATTGAATATCGATTAACCCATAGTGAAGCAAAAGCAATCATAGCTTTTGAACCGTTCCTATCCCAATACGACGATGTAAGCAATTTAGAGAACAAACTACTATTTGTCATTGGACAAAGTCAAAATCAATGGATATCTCTTACAGATGAAATGGAAAAGGAAAGCGAGGATTTTTCTACAATTGAAACCTTAAAATATGACATGGCTTTCTTATCTTATACAAGTGGAACAACCGGTAATCCTAAAGGTGTTGTACATACACACGGTTGGGCTTTTGCGCACCTACGGACATCAGCTCCCAACTGGTTAGGGATTGAAGATGGTGACGTTGTATGGGCTACAGCAAGTCCAGGCTGGCAGAAATGGATCTGGAGTCCTTTCTTAGCTACGCTTGGAAGCGGTGCAACCGGATACGTTTATAACGGCAAATTCGATGCAAAAGTATATCTTCGTAATATCCAAGAACAACAGGTAAATGTTCTATGTTGCACGCCTACGGAATATCGAATCATGGCAAAGGTAGATGGGTTAGCTGATTATAACTTATCTAGTCTCCATAGTGCTGTTTCTGCTGGTGAGCCATTGAATAGAGAGGTTATAGAAACGTTTGGAAAATTATTTGACCTAGAAGTGAGAGACGGATATGGCCAAACTGAAAATACATTGCTAGTCGGTACGATGAAAGGGATGGAGGCTAAGCCAGGTTCTATGGGTAAACCTACTCCAGGAAACAAAGTAGAAATCGTCAACGACCAAGGAGAGCCATGTGACGTAGAAGAAGTAGGAGACATTGCTGTTCATGTAGAAACTCCTGCATTGTTTAAGGAATATTTAAAAGATCCGGAAAGAACCTCGATGCAGTTTAGAGGGGATTATTATATTACCGGAGACAGAGCTAGGAAGGACAAAGACGGCTATTTCTGGTTTGAAGGTAGAGGTGACGATATAAT harbors:
- a CDS encoding acyl--CoA ligase is translated as MNKMDLIAPSHYNLVSEFEKYSTDESRLALIWESDKGEKKQITYKNLLLRANKIANLFTSKGLKKGDVVLIMVPRLIEAYEVYIAALKAGLVVIPSSEMLRAKDIEYRLTHSEAKAIIAFEPFLSQYDDVSNLENKLLFVIGQSQNQWISLTDEMEKESEDFSTIETLKYDMAFLSYTSGTTGNPKGVVHTHGWAFAHLRTSAPNWLGIEDGDVVWATASPGWQKWIWSPFLATLGSGATGYVYNGKFDAKVYLRNIQEQQVNVLCCTPTEYRIMAKVDGLADYNLSSLHSAVSAGEPLNREVIETFGKLFDLEVRDGYGQTENTLLVGTMKGMEAKPGSMGKPTPGNKVEIVNDQGEPCDVEEVGDIAVHVETPALFKEYLKDPERTSMQFRGDYYITGDRARKDKDGYFWFEGRGDDIIISSGYTIGPFEVEDALTKHPLVQECAVIGSPDEIRGTIVKAFVVLRDPSLQVTDDLVKELQDHVKALTAPYKYPREIEFISELPKTTSGKIRRIELRQKELLKTK
- a CDS encoding alpha/beta-type small acid-soluble spore protein — encoded protein: MSSNNNSNQLLVPGVKQALDQMKYEIAQEFGVNLGADASARANGSVGGEITKRLVQRAQQQMNGSNS
- the thiI gene encoding tRNA uracil 4-sulfurtransferase ThiI, translating into MKWEKILVRYGELSTKGKNRKQFINHLRNNIKFSFVDLPNIKVHAERDRMFLTSTDDEEIQELIKRLPKIFGIQSFSPVASCSQDIEDIKKTALEIMESLETEDKTFRVTVKRTDKRFPMDTYELQTTIASHVLRQYPALKVQMKKPEIDLRIEVLTDAVYMMAQVIPGAGGMPLGSNGRSLLMLSGGIDSPVAGYMLMKRGVRLDAIHFHSPPFTSERSKEKVMDLANQLSHFGATVRLHVIPFTDIQQSIQAQIPENVSMTTTRRIMMKIADLVREEIGALGIVTGESLGQVASQTLESLTAINAVTSTPIFRPLISMDKLDIIDIAREIGTYDTSILPYEDCCTIFTPSCPKTKPKLEKVEYYESFKDFDELIKEAVENRETISFPKKKENVFEDLL